One part of the Phaenicophaeus curvirostris isolate KB17595 chromosome 2, BPBGC_Pcur_1.0, whole genome shotgun sequence genome encodes these proteins:
- the LRATD1 gene encoding protein LRATD1 — MGNQLDRITHLNYSELPTGDPSGIEKDELRVGVAYFFSDEEEDLDERGQPDKYSVKGSGSPGQETPTHHLHHQLVLNETQFSAFRGQECIFSKVSSGPQAGDLSVYSVSALPALCKPGDLLELLYLGPSEPPPPHWAVYVGGGQIIHLHQGQIRQDSLYEAPGGNVGRVVNSWYRFRPLVAELVVQNACGHLGLKSDEICWTNSESFAAWCRFGKREFKAGGELQAAAGTQHQQQYHLKVHLAENKVHTVRFHSLEDLIRERRRIDASGKLRVIKDLAIVDGKE, encoded by the coding sequence ATGGGAAATCAACTGGATCGCATCACCCACCTGAATTACAGCGAGCTGCCGACCGGGGACCCCTCGGGGATCGAGAAGGACGAGCTGCGCGTCGGTGTGGCTTACTTCTTTTCGGATGAGGAGGAGGACCTGGACGAGCGAGGCCAGCCCGACAAGTACAGCGTGAAGGGCTCCGGCAGCCCTGGCCAGGAGACGCCCAcccaccacctccaccaccaGCTGGTGCTAAACGAGACCCAGTTCTCCGCTTTCCGCGGCCAGGAATGCATCTTCTCCAAGGTCAGCAGCGGCCCCCAGGCTGGAGACCTCAGCGTCTACTCGGTGTCAGCCCTGCCTGCGCTCTGCAAGCCGGGGgacctgctggagctgctctacCTGGGGCCgtcggagccgccgccgccgcactGGGCGGTGTATGTGGGCGGCGGGCagatcatccacctgcaccagGGGCAGATCCGCCAGGACAGCTTGTACGAAGCTCCCGGGGGCAACGTGGGCCGGGTGGTGAATAGCTGGTACCGCTTTCGCCCGCTGGTGGCCGAGCTGGTGGTGCAAAACGCCTGCGGGCACCTGGGCTTAAAAAGCGACGAGATCTGCTGGACTAACTCCGAGAGCTTCGCCGCCTGGTGCCGCTTCGGGAAAAGGGAGTTCAAAGCCGGCGGGGAGCTGCAGGCTGCGGCGGGcacccagcaccagcagcagtaCCATCTCAAGGTGCACTTGGCCGAGAACAAGGTGCACACGGTGAGGTTCCACAGCCTGGAGGATCTAATACGCGAGAGGCGCAGGATCGACGCCAGCGGCAAACTGAGGGTGATCAAAGACTTGGCCATAGTGGATGGGAAAGAGTAG